The DNA region TGCCGGCTATACGAGCCTCGGCCAACTCAAGAGTTTGCCGGTCACCGAGTTCAAGATCGACAAGTCCTTCGTGATGAACATGAACCAAGACGCCAGCGACGCATTGATCGTGCACAGTGTGGTCGACCTGGGACACCACCTTGGGCTGACCATCGTCGCCGAGGGCGTGGAGAACCCGGCCGCCTTGGAGCAACTTGCCGCCTACGGGTGTGACAACGCTCAGGGGTATTACCTCTGCAGGCCCGTTCCCGTCGATGCCTTCGACGACTGGCGCTCCGACTACGTCGAGGGAATTCGCCTCGGTGCTGTACCGTCTACCGAACTCGAGACGACGGCGAACCGGGCTTAGGTATCACTTGTATTTGAGGTAGATCGTGGTATCTACCTCGACCTTTGGTGGTCCGGGGTCAGGAGTTTGAGCGACGATGATCTTGTTATCCGTCTCCGGGCCGTTAATGAAAGTGTTCCACTGCGGTGAGATGTCGACCTTAAGGCCCGAACTGTCCGCCAGCGCCCGTGCCTGCGCGACGGTGGATCCAACGAAGTCGGGCACCTGGACCTGGGGCTTGCCTTCGGACACGTAGAGGGTGATGGTGGCCGTTCGCGTCGACGCCGAGCCCGCCGCGGGGTCGGTCTTGTAGACTTCGCCCTTGTTGACGTCGAGAGTGCGTCCTGTCTGCGTAATTACGTTCATGTTGAACGCGGCGAGCTGGGCCTTGGCCTGCTCCTCGGTGAGCCCCTTGAGGTCGGGTATCGTGATCGGCTGGGGGCCCTGAGAGACGACCATGTTGATCGGCAGGTCGTGCCGGACGGAGGTGTCGGCGACGGGGTCGGTCGACATGACCTGGCCACTTGGCACCGTGTCGGAGTACACCCTGTCCGTCGTGCCCACCGAGAATTCGGCCTTGGACAACGCGTCGATCGCGTCGCCCTCGGTCTTGCCAACCACCCCTGGCACGATCTGCATGCGGGGCCCTTCGGAGAGCACAATTTTGACGGTGTCGTTCTTGGCAATGCGTTCCTGCGCGGCGGGTGACGTGCGGATGACGATGCCTGCGGGAACCGCGTCCGAGTATTCGGTGATCACGATCGCATTCAGACCCGCGGCGCTCAGGATCGCTTGGGCCTCGTCGGCCGTCTTCTCCGTGACGGGAGGGACGATCGTGTACGCGCCGGGGCCTTGAGTGTTGTACCACCACGCGCCAAGCCCGAGAGTGAGCAAGAGCGCGGCGACAATGGCGACGACCCATAGGGTCCACCGCGGACGGCTACGTGCTGGGGCAACGGCGTCGGGGTCGTCGTCGATGAGTTCTGCCTCGACCGGCGCAAACAGCGGCTCGTTGAGTCCGATCGGCAACGCGATCGTCGAGCCCGGAGGCGTGAGGTCGAACACGGTGGTGGCGTCGGCGTCGTCGTCGGCGTCGTCGACGAGGCGATAGGTGCCGGACGGAGGGTCCGCCTTGCGGTCGAGAGTCGGCTCGTCGATCATCGCTCGTGTCTGCCTGACCATCGCGAGAGCGGCGGTGGCGTTCGATGGGCGGCCGGCGGGGTCGCGCGAGGCGAGAGTGAGCACCAGAAGATCAATCTCCGCGGGGAGCCAAGGAGCGTACGTCGATGGCGCGGGCACGTCTTCGTGCACGTGCCGTGTCGCAACTTCGATCGCCGACGGCGCCGTGAAGGGCTGCCTGCCAGTCAGCGCCTCGAAGAGCATGATCCCGACCGCATAGACGTCAGTGCGGGCGTCGGCCTCGCCGCGTTGAACAAGCTCGGGCGCGAGGTAGGCGACGGTTCCCATGACGGTTCCGGTCGACGTTGACGTCACCTCGGT from Demequina lutea includes:
- the pknB gene encoding Stk1 family PASTA domain-containing Ser/Thr kinase: MAETLTDPLLGRLIDGRYEVRERIAAGGMATVYLALDKRLERLVAVKVMHAAFGRDSEQGEFASRFRREAKAAARLTHPGLVRVYDQGTDGDLSYLTMEYVDGENLRTRLLHESTLTVGESLAMIDAILDALSAAHRLGLVHRDVKPENVLIDEDGRPKLADFGLARAVTEVTSTSTGTVMGTVAYLAPELVQRGEADARTDVYAVGIMLFEALTGRQPFTAPSAIEVATRHVHEDVPAPSTYAPWLPAEIDLLVLTLASRDPAGRPSNATAALAMVRQTRAMIDEPTLDRKADPPSGTYRLVDDADDDADATTVFDLTPPGSTIALPIGLNEPLFAPVEAELIDDDPDAVAPARSRPRWTLWVVAIVAALLLTLGLGAWWYNTQGPGAYTIVPPVTEKTADEAQAILSAAGLNAIVITEYSDAVPAGIVIRTSPAAQERIAKNDTVKIVLSEGPRMQIVPGVVGKTEGDAIDALSKAEFSVGTTDRVYSDTVPSGQVMSTDPVADTSVRHDLPINMVVSQGPQPITIPDLKGLTEEQAKAQLAAFNMNVITQTGRTLDVNKGEVYKTDPAAGSASTRTATITLYVSEGKPQVQVPDFVGSTVAQARALADSSGLKVDISPQWNTFINGPETDNKIIVAQTPDPGPPKVEVDTTIYLKYK